The Klebsiella africana sequence CGTATTCGCGGTGACAGATAGCGGCTGGCGGGCCACAGGACCGAGAAATGCCCATCCTTCACGCAACAGCTGGGCAACACCTCCTGCAGCCGTCCCTCATCCATGGCCTCGCGCACGACAAAATCAGGCACACAAGCGATGCCCATTTCCGCCGTACTTAAGCGAATGACGGCCTCAATGTTATTGACCGTTATCACGGAAGCGGCCCTGAAATCTCCCGTCAGCCGCATATCGCGTAGCTCCCAGGGCTGGATCAGCTCCGTCGCGGGGAAGCGGAAAAAAATGCAATTATGCGCCGCCAATTCCGCTGGCGAGCCGGGAACGCCGTATTCCGCCAGATAAGCCGGACTGGCGCAGAGCACAAAACGAAAGCCACCCAGCGTTCTGGCTATCAAGCGGGAGTCCGCTAATTATATCGAGATCCTGGAAACGGTGCTGATGGCCACCCTGGATCCTGATTTGTGGAAATCGGCGCTGCAGAAACTGGTGTTTCTCACCGGCAGCGCTTTGATGGAGCTGTTTAATGTCAAGCCCGCCGAGAATGCGGTGGCGGAGCTGCTGGTGAGGGACATGACCCCGGATGAATGCGCCTTACATCTGGGCGTATCCATCGCCACCTTCAGAACCCACCTCCGCGCCCTGTACCGGAAAACTCATACCCGTCATCAGGCAGAGCTCCTGCTGATTCTCCGCGCGATACACGGCAGATGGTTTCGCTTCCTCAGGAATGATGGTCGCGCAGGAAAACGGTCAGCACCTCTTTCGGCGGCACGCCGCCGCATTCGCCAATCATCCAGCCCACCGCCCCGCGGTGATAGGTGCCGTGAAAGAGCATGTGATTCAGCATCTCCATTGCGGTCATATTGCCGTCGCCGCCGTCGACGAATTTGAAGGCGATACGTTGGTGGAAATCGGCGGGGGTCATGGCGCTGGCGTACTGAATGTATTCGTCCGTACAGGCGGTCATGGCCGTTT is a genomic window containing:
- a CDS encoding DinB family protein, yielding MDKDTVVTLLKYKRWIDLATLQAIRAIDATVYGEKRHLTLRLMNHIHVVDMIFRANLRGRPHGYTALNTPETPTVDQLETAMTACTDEYIQYASAMTPADFHQRIAFKFVDGGDGNMTAMEMLNHMLFHGTYHRGAVGWMIGECGGVPPKEVLTVFLRDHHS